From Triticum aestivum cultivar Chinese Spring chromosome 7B, IWGSC CS RefSeq v2.1, whole genome shotgun sequence:
CATTGAGAGTTCATTGAATTTTTAAAATAGAACCCTGAGCCATACAGAAAATAATATCAAACCAACAAACTTGTTCGGTTATACACCAATGAAGGGGTAACGAGGTGTCTCGACAAGCAGGCACGGAGGATGGGAGTAGGAGCCGTCTAGTGAGAGTCTGAGGGCCTGCTTGGATGATGCCCACGGGAGCCCTGCCAAAATGGTGGCGTGCCAATTTTTTGGCCATCGAATTCGCCGCCAAGTTCTCAGCCACCACGCGGACGCCAGAATCACCGCAGGTCGCAGCAGGTGACCAAAATATTGGCTTGGATTCTAAAATTTGGTTGCAATCCAAACGCCAGCCCAACCCATCGGTCAACGCCAAAAAATTGGCAGGGCAGCCGTGGGCACTCAACCAAACAGGCCCTGAGAGCGAGGAGGATCACATAagcattagtttttttttttggaGAATTAGGTTGGGCCAACAGTGTACATGGGCTAGGCTCGAGTGGGCTACATTCACAAATAATAAGCAAAAATTTCATCTATAATGGAAACCTTCTGCGTTTTTAGCATTGATCCATACTTTGTAGTGGGGGTAATCTAAATGTGTAATCTATTGTTGTAATAGATTACAACAATTATGTAGTAATCTATTGTTTTAATTACGTACCTAGAAAATTTGAGCTTTCTGCCATCATGGAAGTTGATCACATGATTTTTTGTTAAGCCTTTTATAATTTGGGTGACATAATTtaatttatttttacattttgtaCTACATAATTTGAAACAATATCTTGTTTCATTGAAAATTAAAAATGTTCAGTTTAAATATTGATTTACATAGTTATAATATTTTTTTCTTATTAATTTATTGATAACATTCTTTTAAATTTAATAAATTGTTTGTACAAAATTGTCACTTGAATTCACTAGATAATGAAATATATACGTTACATTTTATGTTATTAAATTACTTAAACTCATGAACTATTGAAACAAAATATTCCACACattattaatatatatttttttaaaaatatatatCAAAAACATAAATAATTTCCTAGAATTGGTCTAAATATATTTTTTCACTCATTTTCTGATGATCGATACTTTAATGAAATTATATTCGATTATTATCGTTTTCTCTTATTTATATGTGCATAATAAAAATGTNNNNNNNNNNNNNNNNNNNNNNNNNNNNNNNNNNNNNNNNNNNNNNNNNNNNNNNNNNNNNNNNNNNNNNNNNNNNNNNNNNNNNNNNNNNNNNNNNNNNNNNNNNNNNNNNNNNNNNNNNNNNNNNNNNNNNNNNNNNNNNNNNNNNNNNNNNNNNNNNNNNNNNNNNNNNNNNNNNNNNNNNNNNNNNNNNNNNNNNNNNNNNNNNNNNNNNNNNNNNNNNNNNNNNNNNNNNNNNNNNNNNNNNNNNNNNNNNNNNNNNNNNNNNNNNNNNNNNNNNNNNNNNNNNNNNNNNNNNNNNNNNNNNNNNNNNNNNNNNNNNNNNNNNNNNNNNNNNNNNNNNNNNNNNNNNNNNNNNNNNNNNNNNNNNNNNNNNNNNNNNNNNNNNNNNNNNNNNNNNNNNNNATGGCCTCAACACTTATCAACACTGAAATATAAATTAATTGATTTATTCAAAATAATTTTGAGCATTCACGAAtggtcaaataaaattatttaaaATATAATTGCTTAGACATGTTTATACTAAACATTTTTATTTCATGGTAACTCTTATTAAATGTTTGTTATATATCTTTGATATCGTATCTTAATATTATTTTTGGTGTGGCTATTTGAATAAGAGGGCAACCATACTCTCTATGGTAATATACGTATTTTTCATATGATTATAGTTTTTATCCATTAAAATACATTTTTTAGCTAAATAAACTATATTCGTTGCAAAACATGTTTTTAATTTCAGAGGGATTGTTTGAGAAAATACTTTGTTATATTGATTTGTAACTTATCTAAGCAAACCTAAACTACCATATTACTTCATAAATTAATTTATGCATTCTTGTTTTATTCTTATAATGTGTTTATGTGTCCATATCTAGTGTGTTCATGTGTTCTCATCCAGAGTAATCATATATATCTACAAAATTCGGTAGATTGTTCTAGAGTGTAGAAAACAAACAAATAACTTCACAGATTTTTTTTCCAAGTGCAAGAATACCTAGTTTAGGTGTAACTAAATAAATATTTTTAAATTGTTTGAATTGCCAACAAGTAGTTTGTTTCTCGAATCCTCTCCATCACCATTTCTCATTGTTCGTGCTCGTCTTTGGTCAGATTTGCCATTCATTTTGTTCTTCAGATCTGGGACGGGTTGGGATGGGATACTTTTTTTACTTCTTTTTTGCAGGGATATTTTTTAATTAGTATCAGTATCATACCATTCATAACATGCATGAGTTTCCAGAATTTAAAGTTTGTTCATAATTGTTTTTCTAGAGAAAGAACCATTTTCAGGTATTTCTTTGAGGTTATTGATATTTTTTAAAAAGCTAGGCTCAAAGGAGTCCCATATCCATGTGGAGATTTTTTTGTGATAATTTACAAGGAAAATAAGTTCCCAAGTGAGCAATGGTCTCCAACCCTTTGTTGCCCAATGAAATTCTCAAATTGATTAACATAAAAAGCTAAATGAAGTCCACAAAGCAATTTTATTGTTACTCTGTACTCTCAACCTTAACTGCAAACCTCAACAAATTTTAAAATGAGTCGCTCAACTATGAAAACTAAAAGGTACCCAAGAGAGATCATGAGGCTATCTCCATCTAGAGTGGAGCTTGATTAAAGACAATTAGTTCATCTTCCATGATGAGTCCAACCAACCAACCTACTTGCATGACATGTACAATTAACTGTCCCTTTTTTATTCATGAACTGCATATACCACATAATATATCAAACTATAAAATAGCGTCCTTAATTAGGCCTTTTatttgtagaaaatttatcaggtGCAGCCGTCTACAGAACAGCTGTTCCAAAGGAAAGTAATAAAATTCAGAGAAGAGAAACAGTACATACCTTCAGATTTGGACAACTGTCTGCAACTGCATAGAGCGATTCATCAGTGATGAATGTTCCACCAATGTTCAGATGCTGCAAAGAACGAGCCCTTGAGACCTGCAGGGAATCAGGTTTGACAAATTCATATTGGTAAAATTGTCACAGCAAAGTACAGATTTCTTGTAGTTCAGATTAACTTGGCAATTTTTTTTGTTGGACTTTTTGGACATCAACAAGTGGATTCATGaaatttttttatttgtttaaaaAAAATTGGGAACCATGCATCATACGATTCTTCAGGCCCACATAATAAATGGTTCTGATAAGCATATATTGTCCACTCATTGACCTGCACAATGAATTATTCTGAAAGCAACGTCGTAATAGTATGCCTGACGACATCCCGCGCGATGCGACCTTAGAATCCAGTATCCAAATCCACCTTCTACACTATGACAGCAATAGTCGGTGGTGGATATGATCGATGAACACACCATCAGTTTGACAATTTGGTGGGCATGTGTCACCAAAAGTTTGGTCGATGGAGGAAAACAGACGAGGAAATTGATTACCAGATGGACAACGCCCTTGTCAGTGATCCCCGCCAGCCCCCACAGCGAGACGGAGGTGAGGTTGCCGATGCACGCCGCCGAGGAGATGTCGAGCAGGCCCTGGTCCGTGATGTGGCACCCCCAGCAGCTTCGTGAACTCCAAGAACGGGCGGAGAGAGTTAGAAAGATATGATCGAGCTAATCGGGATGTGGAGCGTGAATAGAGTGTTTGATTGGGCATGATTGCTCAGGCGATCGATCGATCGATTGACCGATCGAACTCACATACATGTCGAGGTCGCGGAGGTTGACGGCGGCGCGGACGAGGCGCGCGGTGGATTCGTCGCCGGTGCGCTGCCCCGCGAGGCtcagccgccgccgcgtcgccagcGACCGGCCCACCGCGCGGCGCCACCGCCGGCTCACCGCCCCGGCCCTGAAGGACGACGACGACCACCAAATTCAAGATAGAGCCAGTCAATTCAATTTCAAGCTCGCGGTCGGTGGGCGGCAGGGCACCATCATCCATCCGAGCGATGTCCATGGAAATCAATCAAAGGCGGGCGCGTTCTCTGTTCTTACATGGAGAGGTCGtggaaggaggggaggagggagaggacgtGCGCGAGGATGTCGGCCGGAAGCCGCTCCACGTGCGGCTCCTCCTCCGCCGGCGCCACCTCGCCGGTCCGGGCGTCGTCTCCCGCCATCTCCTGCGCGCTTGCTTGCTTCTGGAGCTCGCGCTCTCTGGCTCCCCGGTCGCGCGGAGGAAAGCAGGAGAGGATTATACTACTAGCGGCAGGCCGGCAGCATCGCGAAGGCTCACGTGAAGGTGATGCGGGCGGCGGGAGGGCGACGCGACGCGCGAGTGGACGACGCAGAGCGGGGAGCGGACGGGGCTTGGATTCTTGTTCCTGCACGGTTGGAGCAGGGGCGCCTTTGGATTGTGCGGACGGCGCTGCGCCGTGCAGCCGCCGTCCCATGCCCGCCACGTTTGAAAAAAGGTCAATAAATTGATGATAGGTCCCTAGACCCGTACAACTGTATTAGTTGGGAGATTAAGCTAGACTGATTATGAACTCGGCATTCCTAATATTTTCGGAAACGCTATAAATCTGACGTCAGATTTTTAGCCATGACAAATCAATTTCATTGGCGCGAGGGTGACAGATTTAGTTTACAAGCACGGCAAATGAACTGAGACGAATTTGCCATACTCGCTAGCTAATCCGCTCCGCTAAATATAGTCATGTCTACCACGTCCTTAAGATTTGTACTGTGGCGTATATCTGGTTTATCGGCTTCGATTTTTATAAGTATTTAGTAATATTAATTTCTGAAATAATATGcaatttgaagttttgaacattactCTCAACCCGCTCTGTTGAGAGTAAAATGTTCTAAACCACCGCAAATACAATCACTGAAGGATTCAGCACGGGTCATGGGTGCATAAATGTACGCCCAGAAAATTCTAGGGAAAAGAATCGTATGCATCCATGAAAGATACTCAAGTAGCCTATTAGGCAAAGAGCAACAGCCAAATAGACAGCTTCACTCCCCacaaataataacaataataataataataataataataataataacaacaacaacaacaacagcaacaacgagACAGCTCCACGGACGAGAGACACACGCAGCCACCAACCAGTCACTTCAGCACACACGAACTAGCCACCCAACCTAGCACGACTTGTTTCCTGGCTATTTTGATAGATTGCATGCACTTTAGGCCCTCTACGTTGTGGCCGGGcaggctaattttttttaaataatacatttttttattaatttgcacaaatattacgttaaaaaattatttttcaaaaataatactcTGTCGGCCCGCAGCTGGCCGACTGGCTCTAGTCAGCCCGCAGCGAGCCGAGTGGGTGCAGTCGGCCACTAGCAGGCCGATAGCTGACCCGTGTGGCACGTGTCGGCCTCGGATTGGGCTGGCCACGTcgcgagggggagagagggagctgTCGGTGCGGGCGCGCCCCTGTCAGCCTGCCGCGGGCCGATTGGCCTGCTGCTGGCCGACAGGGTGCGGCCCCACCTCGCGCGCGCTGGCCCGGCTCCCTGCGGCCTTATCCTCCCTGCTCCACGCCCAAGCTGCTGCTCTTCTTCTGTTCTTCTTCTTTCTTACTTTCTCCTCTCTCTGTAAAAAAATGGGACCAATTTCTACACCTAAATGAGCTAGTTTTTTGCGGttttggcaccgtgaatggattcaacttagttagggcagccaaaagaggtgtcgatctactgatggggtagctcgtggtggttgtggtgagcattttggtggaggtggtggtgctgaagttggggcagtgtggtggaggtgaagctcatCGTTCGTCGTTCGTCATTGGAGGCGGAGCACCGGCAGTTTGTTGGCCGCCGTTTgtcgttcttcgttcgcacgcttcaagggtatatttcagcaaacattttatttttcgtaggtgctctggtagtatttgttaatatgtttcgatgtgaaataaatgtgtgattattgttatttgccccgtagtatacgtaaatatatttagatgtcaactaattatttgtgtaaaaatgtgtagttgctccggtGATATTCCGTACTATATGTGGATGTGAAGTATTTAGGAGTGTCAATATTTGGAGTAGCTCCGGTAAAATCCGTATTTATGAGCGTCAGTATTTGGAGTAGCTCCGGTAAAATCCGTAATATATTTGGAGTAGCTTCGGTAAAATCCGTAATATAGTTGTAGTTGTAGGCAGTCAAATATTAAAATCTGTAAATATTTGTAGTTGCTCCGTCAAATATTTGTAATAtacttgtaggtgtgtgaattgtattagttgctccgtaaatattctgtaatatatatataaacatgtctaatatttgttagtgAATTGTATTTCGTTGTTAAAAAAATAGGTGAGCCGAGATGTCTGATGTAGTGAAGTTCAGATTTTACTACGGTCCTGCTACTGTCCAAACAACTGAGAtgggagcagatctgagtgaatttactcacatagaggtgtcaatgagcgcacctcaaacatggtcagtcagtcagtcagttgaaagaatggattgcggcaagtttaggtcttgatactgaaacacacacaGTTGGTGTTCATGCATTATGGACATGGTCAAGTAcaataatttacttttatttgaggccgaTAGAGCAagactccgattgggtgcggtggttacaaggttgtgaatgaaggggatgcaatcctattgctttagtgcttcccgtcgtgaaggaggtcactgtacatgaaggcgagggtggctacGATCCTGGTCATAGCAGTGTAGGGAGGCAGTTATCTATGTCAAATGCTGGAGATGATGGTTACGAACAAgaacagagcagtcaggtagaaggaggaaatgcttatggttacgaacaaggacagagcagtcaggtagaaggaggaaatgccgatggtgattacaatggcgaggtggacgctgacgaggtagatgggcacatgcaggaccagatggaagaagaagacaccgatgttgaaaggggtcatgccgatgattctgacgagtcagatgaagaagaaaatgcagaggaggtctcgaatcctgcatggtggaatcatgacttctcatctgcaatgaccgtgaatgatggacatgattcagcatggcaatatcatcagaACAATATTGCAATGGGTGCTATGTGTCCGAACAAGCAAGCCttgaaggatgcaataattaattgggcaatgtccacgcaacgggttttcacagctcaggtgtctagtcaaaaattcctgacaatggtatgcaagaacgcagattgtcccgctagggtgcacggctttctccctaagtatggcacaagttgggtgataagtgacttagttaatcacacttgtcttattccctgcatccctcaagatcatgccaacctttcatccacgcttattgctcggttgttttacaatgagatagtgcagggcaaagctatggaagtgaaagtagtccagacaaaagtcttcgccaggttgaagtacagaatttcttatggaaaggcttggagggctaagcatgcggcgcttgagaggagatttggttcttattttgatgcatatgactctgttgtccagcTCCTCCACACTCTAcagcagcggaatccaggcacctatatatatatccaagacatgttcatgccagagttTCCAACTATGAGGGTGctgcatcgtctcttcttctcttttggtgtatgcatcgaagctttcaggcattgccgaccggtgatatgtgttgacggtacttttctcacaggcaagtacaagggtcagatcctgacagccataggtcaagacggccaaaatcaagtcatcccactcgcatttgcttttgttgagagtgagaacattgaaagttggacatggttcttcaggcagttgaaaatatcagttgtgaaggagaagcccaatgtgtgcatccttcatgacaggcataCAGGTATACTCAGTGCCATAAGGACACCGACAAACCCAAgccctgaggaacaagttccatggcaggacttgcagagccgttggtgcatgcgccatctgggggctaatttcttctcgcagttcggaaataagaacctgatgaatctgttcaaaaaactctgcaagcagaaccagttatggaagtacaatttgatacgcgacagacttaatgtgtgcacgcagagacacgtgagggacaggaaagctgcaagagatgcagcggtgagggcacatgttgaagcagtagctacacagttggcaacaggaacaacggccgtggaggaggagcctgttgggctatgtgacttgccaggctttgacccacctggtactaggagaaggcttgggaggtcgattaaaaccttcgagcagtggatagagcatgagcctctggagaggtggtctttgctacatgacacacatggagcaaggtacggtgtcatgacaacgaacctcgcggaaacatacaaTTTTTTCCTCAGAGGAAACCGAGCATTGCCACTTACAGAcatcgttgagggtattttctatggcaccgtcaagtatttcagagatagacgtcaaaaagcagagcagcatatcttcaacaacctgaatACACGGTATTGTGAAAGAGTCACaaagtacatggacaacaagatgcaaaaagctaggtcacacagtgtagtcgccatcggtaatcaagaaagaaggtttgaggtccgcttagccaacaacaaatttggatgtgcaaatgagttgaggatgcatgaggtgaaaattggtaatgaagcctggccaacgtgtgagtgcacatgcaacaaaccgaaattgcttcacctaccttgctcacatgtacttgctgcttgcgggcagcttggaatggacgcaatatcgtttgtgtctccattTTTTCTGAAAGAGTCTTTCCTCAATACCTGGACCggtgagctgatgggttttcgatcaatgggtaatttCAACACCGTCAACCCCGCTGaaaggcgttacattccaaacccagagcatatgcgtacaagtagaggcagacgacagtgtcagcgcatccggaatgatatggatgaatctgaagcaggaggttcgactaggcaatgcattctatgcaatgaatttggtcatagggacactaattgtcccacattcgtcactgggcgtggacgaggcaaccggggaCGAAGAGGAGGTAGAGGAAACAGAGGAGTAAGAGGGAGAGGAATAACCTAAGATAGCAgtactatgttctgaatttttattaagtgtggcactatgttctgaatttgtattatgtgacactatgttctgaatttgtattaagtgtggcactatgttctgaatttgtattaagtgtgacactatgttctgaatttgtattaagtgtggcactatgttttgaatttgtattaagtgtgacaTTATgatctgaatttgtattaagtgtNNNNNNNNNNNNNNNNNNNNNNNNNNNNNNNNNNNNNNNNNNNNNNNNNNNNNNNNNNNNNNNNNNNNNNNNNNNNNNNNNNNNNNNNNNNNNNNNNNNNNNNNNNNNNNNNNNNNNNNNNNNNNNNNNNNNNNNNNNNNNNNNNNNNNNNNNNNNNNNNNNNNNNNNNNNNNNNNNNNNNNNNNNNNNNNNNNNNNNNNNNNNNNNNNNNNNNNNNNNNNNNNNNNNNNNNNNNNNNNNNNNNNNNNNNNNNNNNNNNNNNNNNNNNNNNNNNNNNNNNNNNNNNNNNNNNNNNNNNNNNNNNNNNNNNNNNNattaagtgtgacactatgttctgaatttgtattaagtgtggcactatgttttgaatttgtattaagtgtgacactatgttctgaatttgtattaagtgtggcactatgttctgaatttgtattaagtgtgacactatgttctgaatttgtattaagtgtggcactatgtttgaatttgtattaagtgtgacactatgttctgaatttgtattaagtgtgacactatgttctgaatttgtattaagtgtggcactatgttctgaattttttatGCGCAGGAATGTCGGGACtgtggttgctgaatggggacattgataGGGTTCATCATGCTGCGATATggtatgagcgcaagcttgagcctctggtcactcgcCCTCCTAAGGAAAACTGGAGGATACACCCAGGAGGCTTCAGCGGTACgtgctttattaatttgcacactgacatgcatattaatgtgagacactaactgaaatgttctctgatgaaggttgaaatgggccggccttttacctTTCGTGCATCTGGTTGAGTCTATCCCGGGTGAGAAACACCTCGCCATCGACGGGTCCTTGCTGAGAtgcttagtggaccgttggaggccagagacccacacgtttcactttcgatggggagagatggcttctactctggaggatgtgtcacttttgctcggACTACCATTGGCAGGTCATGCCATAGGACCATTGGACGCACCGACTGGTTGGGAGCAAGCTCTtacacaacattttcatggtgtttttccggatgctccggatccggtatgggagcatcaaGGACCTAAGTATGAGTGGTTGCTCAATTTCCGGGTAATTTGCCCTACCTCTTATCTTCTAGTTATCGTGCATACGGTTTTACAAAAAATAACTGCGGCTTACTAAAACTTTCTCTTTGCTTAATGTAGATCCAGAACTTCCGGGCGCCGTTGACTGCggaacagatcactcggagcctggaggcctacttaatgtggcttttcggcaaggtgatgttcacAGAGAACCACGTCACCATTATTAGCGCGCTATACATCCCTATGTCACTCAagatagcgagcgctcagacggcggatcagatcagacagaggagttggggttcggcggtcttggcggctacataccgaggtatgtgcaacgCTTGCCAGCTTACATCGAAAAAGCCAGCacttcttggatgccctctattcctacagctgtggtcgtgggagaggttctctatagggcgaccagatgtacgtgttcatgagcctatagacaccatgtttgatgttgacgacatcaacatgcctactttcggtctgtgttggacacgtcgccaggtatgcaccgtgttgtagtttaatgcaacttttttctgcacaagagatagttcgatgctagcggatactaacttttgttttctgcagagatgctttgctagtgatcagaccaggaaAGCATACACGACATTGAACGAGCAGTTCGATGCGTACACCGGGGTCATCTGGCAACCCTATATGGAAGCAGCCATACAAGCGAGATACCCTGGTGGTATGTCCgtgctatgcacaagggaccgagattactggatgacaaAATCAAAGATCATCTTTGATGTCTTCGTTgaggagatggcacaacagagggttatgaggcaatttggtcttctgcagttggagctgcctccccctatagagaacccggtgccagcacacatccacatgtattaaccagtttttcaatgttgcattatATTTCATAATACTCCATTCGAagctttaggtaattgttgaacacacaccaTAATTTTAGGACGACAAGGAGCATGACTAGGACAACTGCTGAGTGGCTAGTAagactagagccgtatgttatagaatgggagacagcaaacacaaatctatggcacgagaatcacaattttgaactcaatgaattcaatctctatttgcggTGCTACATGAGCGGAACACGGTTACGCATCGTTGAGCACtctcacccagaggagatacctgatcctactccgtcggatacgtacccgagctatgatacttcgggctataggcagtacgcggtaagatTTATTTTCTTTAAGTAATGCTGTCACATACATTGGCGTGCATACTTAATAATCGTCCTGaaaatttgcaggctaccttgacacaTGAACTCTACAacgacgtgaccacctttggaTGATCACTGTCGTcaggacctcttcttcatcaccgtCCTGTCATACAACCCTTCTTGGAACGGATGCAAAACAAAATACGGGCTGTctacgaggctatcacgtgcacccggagaaGCGATGTTGTTCATCACCAGCCACAGCAGCCGCGTCCCTCCatgcaccgacatcaaccacgtccacgtctagcacatcAGCCGACGACCAGGCCACCCCCTCCTGAACAACCTGGCAGTTCATTGTGGCAGCACCCACagcactatggtcccacgtcgagcttcgtgttttctccacagccacagcaccacggtccctcgtcgagcttTGTGTTTGAGCCAGAGCAGCCATCACAGCCAACAGGTGTGTGTCTTCATACTTATTGTTTTCAATATTAGTTCAGGCGGCATCAGACTTCATGACTTAAAGTTCCGTCGTGCAGGAGCCTATGGATATCATgcgtctatgtcggcatcacatgatacgtgggggagtgatcatCATCCCGAGGATCACATACAGGCTCCGATGTCGCAGCACACCCACTGGATGAACATGTTTTcaactcctccaccaggccccacacaggatacGCAGCATGACCAGGAAGAGTTCGAGATTCCTCCGCGTCCCATTATGGCACCTGACAGATGGGGATGGACGCCgattccagatccgcctccccgctaggccagacgtcgtcactgacgcttctatctatcagtacagacattaccatctatttatgtgtgagacttatgtctattctatgtatgagacaaatgactatgtacttatgtatgagacatatgtctactctattttagtactatGTTATCTGAActataacatcatatttagatagaacagaATGCTCGTACAACAAGACAGTACAAACAACTacatagaactacatctaaattaaatgaCACGTGCGAGTGAACTTACAACATACAAcataaaactacatgaagtcatcatcgtcatcctccatcaatgcagaactcttgcccttcgacgatgaagaactcttgcccttcaacGATGAAGAAaacttgcccttcgacgatgaagaactcttgcccttcgaagatgcagaacccggaagcggcggcatgaagatatcatcttcgtcctcgctctcctcaatcCATAAAGATGGATTATTTGCTGAAagccttctgaaagtttcactcttcggcaccaccACCTTATTCCACCTTTCATgtaacctaagaagttctttacgtacctccttataggtcctttcaggccatccagacctacgtaattggtgagccaactcattcattatggtgtcactaccggtgagttcgtcccatggaactatcctattgtccatcctgaaatcgatAGCTAGGCTCAGAAGaatcctgctcatcccagggtgaaaactacgatcaaaaggataatgggacatctcaactacactgCACTGGAATGCTTATCCAACTCCGTCTGAAGGGGATTTTATAGGTGGCA
This genomic window contains:
- the LOC123161819 gene encoding F-box protein At5g67140 isoform X1, which translates into the protein MGRRLHGAAPSAQSKGAPAPTVQEQESKPRPLPALRRPLARRVALPPPASPSREPSRCCRPAASSIILSCFPPRDRGARERELQKQASAQEMAGDDARTGEVAPAEEEPHVERLPADILAHVLSLLPSFHDLSMAGAVSRRWRRAVGRSLATRRRLSLAGQRTGDESTARLVRAAVNLRDLDISRSCWGCHITDQGLLDISSAACIGNLTSVSLWGLAGITDKGVVHLVSRARSLQHLNIGGTFITDESLYAVADSCPNLKSIILWSCRHVTEAGLVALVNKCPELECINVGGMRVSPESFAGLKSISPALRIRSIPQILNADVQVA
- the LOC123161819 gene encoding F-box protein At5g67140 isoform X2, which gives rise to MGRRLHGAAPSAQSKGAPAPTVQEQESKPRPLPALRRPLARRVALPPPASPSREPSRCCRPAASSIILSCFPPRDRGARERELQKQASAQEMAGDDARTGEVAPAEEEPHVERLPADILAHVLSLLPSFHDLSMAGAVSRRWRRAVGRSLATRRRLSLAGQRTGDESTARLVRAAVNLRDLDICWGCHITDQGLLDISSAACIGNLTSVSLWGLAGITDKGVVHLVSRARSLQHLNIGGTFITDESLYAVADSCPNLKSIILWSCRHVTEAGLVALVNKCPELECINVGGMRVSPESFAGLKSISPALRIRSIPQILNADVQVA